The Chlorobaculum sp. MV4-Y genome contains the following window.
TGCGAGGCCTCGAAAAAAAGCCCTTCGTCTTCACCAAGTGCGGCCTTGTCTGGGACGACGCCCGCGCCATCAGCAACAACCTCAAGGCTGACTCGATCCGCCGGGAGTGCGAGGCAAGTCTGCAACGCCTTGGAACCGACCACATCGATCTGTACCAGATTCACTGGCCGAATCCGGAGACGGAGATCGAGGATGCGTGGCAGGAGATGACGCAGCTTCAGGAGGAGGGGCTTGTGCGGCACATCGGCGTCTCGAATTTCAACGTCCCGCAGATGGAGCGAGCCGCCGCAATCGCCCCGATCGCTTCGCTGCAACCGCCCTACTCGATGCTGCGGCGAGCAATCGAAACTGAGATTCTGCCTTACTGCGAGCAGCACCAGATCGGCGTCATCGTCTATTCGCCGATGCTTTCGGGAATGCTCACCGGCGCGATGACGCGCGAACGGGCACTGAACCTTCCGGCGGACGACTGGCGGCGCAACAACAAAGAGTTCCAGGAGCCACGCCTCTCCGCCAATCTCGAACTGGTCGAACTGCTGCGGCGCATCGGCAAGCGGCATGACGCCTCTCCGGGCGAGGTCGCCATCGCCTGGACGCTCCGCCATCCGGCGGTCACGGCGGCGATTGTCGGCGGGCGCACCGCGGCGCAGGTCGAGGGCACGGCAGGAGCCGCCAGCCTCGCGCTTTCGGAACGCGAGATCGTAGAAATTGAAGCCTTTCTCGCTTCCATGCCCACATAAACGCACAAAAAACAGCTACGCCAACCTCACAGGAGAAGCTATGAGTGGCATTTACGAAAGCAAACTGCGAGCGCTGCTCGAATCGGCGGGCATCGCCGTCGGGGGCAGGAATCCGTGGGACATCACCGTCCACAACCCCCGCTTCTACAAGCGCGTCGTCACCGAGTCGCATCTTGGCATCGGCGAATCGTACATGGACGGCTGGTGGGATTGCCCGGCGCTCGACCAGTTCTTCTACCGCATTCTTCGCTCACGGCTCGACACGAAGGTTTCGCAAGCAAGCCGCGCCCTCGGCAACATCCTCGGCGTTCTGGTCAACCTGCAAAAACCCTCGCGCGCCTTCACCGTCGGCGAAGTGCACTACAACGTGGGCAACGATCTGTACGAGGCGATGCTCGACAAGCGTATGCTCTACAGTTGCGGCTACTGGAAAGAGGCCCGCGACCTCGACGAAGCGCAGGAGAACAAGCTTCGCCTCATCTTCAACAAGCTCGACCTCGCGCCCGGCATGCGGGTGCTCGATATCGGCTGCGGCTGGGGCGGCGCGGCGCGCTTCGCGGCGGAGCACTACGGCGTGAGCGTCACCGGCGTCACGGTTTCGAGCGAGCAGAAGAAGATGGCCGACGAGCTACGAAACAACCTCCCGGTCGAGGTGCGGCTCGTCGATTACCGCCAGCTCGACGGCAGCTTCGACCGGATTTACTCCATCGGCATGTTCGAGCATGTCGGCGTAAAAAACTACCGGCGCTTTTTCGAGATCACCCGCAACTGCCTCAAGCCTGACGGCCTGTTCCTCCTGCACACCATCGGCAGCAAGCGCTCCTCGACCCACACCGACAAGTGGACGCACAAGTACATCTTTCCCAACTCCATGCTCCCGTCGGCCCGGCAGATCACCACCGCCGCCGAGGGGCAGCATCTCATCGAAGACTGGCACGCCTTCGGCAACGACTATGACCACACCCTCATGGCCTGGCACCGGAACTTCGAAGAGCACTGGCCACGTCTTCGCCACGCTTACGACGAACGATTCTACCGCATGTGGCGCTACTACCTGCTCAGCGCCGCCGGATCGTTCCGCGCCCGAAACGTCCAGCTCTGGCAAATCCTCTTTTCCAACAACGGGATCACGGGCGATTATTACGTGCCGAGAGAGCACAAAAAAGTCTTGGTGAAAAACTGACGGACACGAGCAAATAGCCATCGTCTGGCCATAAAAAAACCCCGCATCGAAGACGCGAGGCTGGGAAGAAATCTGATTTCTGGTGGATCAACTGACGGCGATCTCTTTACTCTTTTTCTCTTCCGGCTCCTTTTTCGGGACGACGATCTTGAGTACGCCATTGTCGTAGTTGGCCGTAATGTTGTCGGCATCCACGTTATCGCCGATGGTGAAGCTTCTCGACAGGCTTCCCCATGAGCGTTCGACGCGGTGGTAGTTCTTCTTTTTCTCCTCCTCTTCCTGAGTGCGTTCAGCACAGATACTGATGACGTCATCCGCCATCGTCACCTTCACATCCTCCTTCTTCACACCCGGAATATCGGCTGAGATATAGATAGCCTTTTCATCTTCACTGATATCCACCTTGAAGGTCGGGGCGATCATCGAGCCCATCGAACTGATGAACGGCGTCATCTTTTCGTTGAACACATCTTCAAACATCTTCAGGGGGTCCCTTCCATAAAGCTTCA
Protein-coding sequences here:
- the cfa gene encoding cyclopropane fatty acyl phospholipid synthase, encoding MSGIYESKLRALLESAGIAVGGRNPWDITVHNPRFYKRVVTESHLGIGESYMDGWWDCPALDQFFYRILRSRLDTKVSQASRALGNILGVLVNLQKPSRAFTVGEVHYNVGNDLYEAMLDKRMLYSCGYWKEARDLDEAQENKLRLIFNKLDLAPGMRVLDIGCGWGGAARFAAEHYGVSVTGVTVSSEQKKMADELRNNLPVEVRLVDYRQLDGSFDRIYSIGMFEHVGVKNYRRFFEITRNCLKPDGLFLLHTIGSKRSSTHTDKWTHKYIFPNSMLPSARQITTAAEGQHLIEDWHAFGNDYDHTLMAWHRNFEEHWPRLRHAYDERFYRMWRYYLLSAAGSFRARNVQLWQILFSNNGITGDYYVPREHKKVLVKN
- a CDS encoding aldo/keto reductase, producing the protein MKKRLLGTTDMEITPVGFGCWAIGGSNWAYGWGSQSDRDAVEAIEKAVELGINWIDTAAVYGLGHAEELVGKALRGLEKKPFVFTKCGLVWDDARAISNNLKADSIRRECEASLQRLGTDHIDLYQIHWPNPETEIEDAWQEMTQLQEEGLVRHIGVSNFNVPQMERAAAIAPIASLQPPYSMLRRAIETEILPYCEQHQIGVIVYSPMLSGMLTGAMTRERALNLPADDWRRNNKEFQEPRLSANLELVELLRRIGKRHDASPGEVAIAWTLRHPAVTAAIVGGRTAAQVEGTAGAASLALSEREIVEIEAFLASMPT
- a CDS encoding Hsp20/alpha crystallin family protein, translated to MNLKLYGRDPLKMFEDVFNEKMTPFISSMGSMIAPTFKVDISEDEKAIYISADIPGVKKEDVKVTMADDVISICAERTQEEEEKKKNYHRVERSWGSLSRSFTIGDNVDADNITANYDNGVLKIVVPKKEPEEKKSKEIAVS